One Camarhynchus parvulus chromosome 26, STF_HiC, whole genome shotgun sequence genomic window carries:
- the PIFO gene encoding protein pitchfork, producing the protein MAARHEPKAVAKLISFGTTQERKTFPYSYAPDRLGIEVLGVRGNPSLGPGSYLGPESNVLQSSLSTRPMSTLGYVMGARTAPRFQQKAQTVTPGPAAYGPFPAEPRPARPGPAPAPFCSSSPRFPNRLQDRDRYPGPGTYDIREPFTKKVSWPSRFGAPDWAALPQLAPRMVKMQVQKMTVDKKFQKNQGREAYLKLYHG; encoded by the exons ATGGCAGCGCGGCACGAGCCCAAAG CTGTGGCCAAGCTCATCTCCTTCGGGACAACTCAGGAACGGAAAACGTTCCCCTACAGCTACGCCCCAGACAGGCTGGGCATCGAGGTGCTGGGGGTGAGGGGCAACCCCTCCCTGGGGCCAGGCTCCTACCTGGGGCCAGAG AGCAACGTCCTGCAGTCCTCCCTGAGCACCCGGCCCATGAGCACCCTGGGCTACGTGATGGGAGCCAGGACAGCCCCGCGCTTCCAGCAGAAGGCTCAG ACCGTgacccccggccccgccgcctaCGGGCCCTTCCCGGCTgagccccgcccggcccggcccggcccggccccggccccgttctgctccagcagcccccgGTTCCCGAACCGCCTCCAGGACAGGGACCGCTACCCCGG GCCTGGCACCTACGACATCCGGGAGCCTTTCACCAAGAAGGTCTCGTGGCCCTCCAGGTTTGGGGCTCCCGActgggcagcgctgccccagcTGGCCCCGAGGATGGTGAAGATGCAGGTGCAGAAG atgaCTGTGGataaaaaattccagaaaaaccAGGGCAGAGAGGCGTACCTGAAGCTGTACCACGGCtga